The following proteins come from a genomic window of Fibrobacterota bacterium:
- the sucC gene encoding ADP-forming succinate--CoA ligase subunit beta, whose product MKLHEYQAKAILRQAGLPVPKGEVVFKADEVPAALAKLGMSAGVAKAQAYTGGRGKAGGIKLFKTADEAKAMAQQLIGMTLVTKQTGPQGVKIEAVLLEEASVIKRELYVAVTLDRGKANIAFILSPEGGMDIEDVAEKTPEKIKKLYPAWGRNLDAALAAEGAKFLGLEGEQAKAFADILEKLYRLYQEKDCSLLEINPLIVNDKGGLALLDCKFNIDDNAVYRQKDTGGDENAEKDPSEIEAAKYGLSYIKLDGDIGCMVNGAGLAMATMDIIAHYGAQPANFLDVGGSASEEAVTKAFEIISSDKHVKAILVNIFGGIMPCDRIARGVVNAVKTTGLKVPLVVRLEGTNVKEGKEVIDKSGLDLVSATDLEDGARKAAEVVKSMKAGAAGGVSGSKGVK is encoded by the coding sequence ATGAAGTTGCACGAATACCAAGCCAAGGCGATCTTGCGCCAGGCGGGCTTGCCCGTTCCCAAAGGGGAAGTCGTCTTCAAGGCCGACGAAGTGCCCGCCGCCCTGGCCAAGCTCGGCATGAGCGCGGGCGTGGCCAAGGCCCAGGCTTATACCGGCGGTCGCGGCAAGGCCGGCGGCATCAAGCTGTTCAAGACCGCGGACGAAGCCAAAGCCATGGCCCAGCAACTCATCGGCATGACCCTGGTGACCAAGCAGACCGGTCCGCAGGGCGTGAAGATCGAAGCCGTCCTATTGGAAGAGGCCAGCGTTATCAAGCGGGAGCTGTACGTGGCGGTGACCCTCGATCGCGGCAAGGCCAACATCGCCTTCATCCTGAGCCCGGAAGGCGGGATGGACATCGAGGACGTGGCCGAGAAGACGCCTGAGAAGATCAAGAAGCTGTATCCCGCCTGGGGGCGGAATCTCGATGCGGCGCTCGCCGCCGAAGGCGCAAAATTCCTGGGCCTGGAGGGCGAACAGGCCAAAGCCTTCGCCGACATCCTGGAAAAGCTGTACCGGTTGTACCAGGAGAAGGATTGCAGCCTGCTGGAAATCAATCCCCTGATCGTGAACGACAAGGGCGGCCTGGCCCTCCTGGATTGCAAGTTCAACATCGACGATAACGCCGTGTACCGGCAAAAGGATACCGGCGGCGACGAGAACGCGGAGAAGGATCCTTCCGAGATCGAAGCGGCCAAATACGGCCTCAGCTATATCAAGCTGGACGGGGACATCGGCTGCATGGTGAATGGCGCGGGCCTGGCCATGGCCACCATGGATATCATCGCCCATTACGGCGCCCAGCCGGCCAACTTCCTGGACGTGGGCGGCTCGGCATCGGAAGAGGCCGTCACCAAGGCCTTCGAAATCATCAGTTCGGACAAACACGTGAAGGCCATCTTGGTGAATATCTTCGGGGGCATCATGCCCTGCGATCGCATCGCCCGCGGCGTCGTCAACGCCGTGAAGACCACGGGCCTCAAGGTGCCGCTGGTAGTGCGTCTGGAAGGCACCAACGTGAAGGAAGGCAAGGAAGTCATCGACAAATCCGGATTGGATCTCGTCAGCGCGACGGACCTGGAGGATGGCGCGCGCAAGGCGGCCGAAGTCGTGAAAAGCATGAAGGCGGGAGCCGCCGGCGGCGTCTCCGGCTCCAAAGGAGTAAAGTAA
- a CDS encoding Rrf2 family transcriptional regulator: MKFTKKTDYALRTMQFLARQWYGGDEDRGGEPRPVPVQQISEHCHLSFRFLHGIVSKLSKARLLRTLPGPKGGIMLARDPEFIPILEIVEAVEGRINLMECLEHPEHCDAFQGCSIMSVMHGAQVALVQSLANTNLKLMVRAKQDPFNRVPEKHFLKPQFGCPVLK; encoded by the coding sequence ATGAAATTCACCAAGAAAACCGATTACGCTCTCCGTACCATGCAGTTCCTGGCCCGCCAATGGTATGGCGGTGATGAGGATCGGGGCGGTGAACCCCGCCCGGTTCCGGTCCAGCAGATCTCCGAACACTGCCATTTGTCCTTCCGTTTCCTTCACGGGATCGTCTCCAAGCTTTCCAAGGCGCGGCTACTACGCACCTTGCCCGGTCCCAAGGGCGGCATCATGCTGGCGCGCGATCCGGAGTTCATCCCCATCCTCGAAATCGTCGAGGCCGTGGAAGGCCGGATCAACCTGATGGAATGCCTCGAGCATCCCGAGCACTGCGATGCCTTCCAAGGCTGCTCCATCATGTCGGTGATGCACGGGGCCCAAGTGGCGCTGGTGCAGAGCTTGGCCAATACCAATCTCAAGCTAATGGTCCGCGCCAAACAGGATCCTTTCAACCGCGTGCCGGAAAAGCATTTCCTTAAGCCCCAGTTCGGCTGCCCGGTCCTGAAGTAA
- the sucD gene encoding succinate--CoA ligase subunit alpha — MAILIGKDTRLITQGITGKAGLFHSQKCREYGTNVVGGVTPKKGGTTVEGFPVFNSVAEAAKATGANATMIFVPAAYAADAILEAADAGLPLIVAITEGIPVMDMLKVHNYLKGKKAILIGPNCPGIVTAGVCKIGIAPGPIHSKGKIGIVSRSGTLTYEAVHQTTMAGLGQTTAVGIGGDPIHGLSHVDVVKMLNEDSETEGIILIGEIGGSDEEIAAEYIKKHVKKPVVAFIAGASAPKGKRMGHAGAIIDGNTGGAEAKKQALRDAGVTVAETAAEIGKRMVEAMKAKGK, encoded by the coding sequence ATGGCCATCCTGATCGGCAAAGACACGAGACTCATCACCCAGGGCATCACCGGCAAGGCCGGCCTGTTCCATTCCCAGAAGTGCCGGGAATACGGCACCAACGTGGTGGGCGGGGTAACCCCTAAGAAGGGCGGAACCACGGTGGAAGGCTTCCCGGTCTTCAATTCCGTGGCCGAGGCGGCCAAGGCCACCGGCGCCAATGCCACCATGATCTTCGTACCGGCGGCCTATGCCGCGGACGCCATCCTGGAAGCCGCCGATGCCGGCCTCCCGCTCATCGTGGCCATCACCGAGGGCATTCCGGTGATGGACATGCTCAAGGTGCACAATTACCTGAAGGGCAAGAAGGCCATCCTCATCGGACCGAATTGCCCCGGCATCGTGACCGCGGGCGTTTGCAAGATCGGCATCGCCCCCGGGCCCATCCATAGCAAGGGCAAGATCGGCATCGTTTCGCGTTCGGGCACGCTCACCTACGAGGCGGTGCATCAGACCACCATGGCGGGCCTGGGCCAGACGACCGCCGTGGGCATCGGCGGCGATCCCATACATGGCTTGTCGCACGTGGACGTGGTGAAGATGCTGAATGAGGATTCCGAGACCGAGGGAATCATCCTTATCGGCGAGATCGGCGGCAGCGACGAGGAAATCGCGGCCGAGTACATCAAGAAGCATGTCAAGAAACCCGTAGTCGCCTTCATCGCCGGGGCCTCCGCGCCCAAGGGCAAACGTATGGGCCATGCCGGCGCCATCATCGACGGGAACACCGGGGGAGCCGAGGCCAAGAAACAGGCCTTACGGGATGCGGGCGTGACGGTGGCGGAGACCGCGGCCGAGATCGGCAAGCGCATGGTCGAAGCCATGAAGGCCAAGGGTAAGTGA